In Nostoc sp. CENA543, a single genomic region encodes these proteins:
- a CDS encoding glycerophosphodiester phosphodiesterase family protein — protein MRHFLGAFLLGMATIAVMPTEKVLAGTLTGQPPIVIGHRGASGYRPEHTLAAYELAIEMGADYIEPDLVATKDGYLVARHENEISGTTDVSSRPEFADRFTTKVIDGQNISGWFTEDFTLAELKTLRAIERIPAIRPGNTAFNGLFEVPTLQEVIDLAKEKSSLLGRTIGIYPETKHPTYFDSIGLSMEEILVSVLNANGYTDETAPVYIQSFEVANLKDLNTLTNVSLIQLLNNSGKPYDFVVSGDSRTYRDLATPEGLAEIATYANGIGANKNLIIPRDASGNLLSPTSLVNDAHAAGLLVHAWTFRDENVFLPTNLQGNPEEEYRQFYATGIDGLFSDNPDTAFKVRSTLVPEPGAMLGLGIVPLFGWLFRRRK, from the coding sequence ATGCGGCATTTCTTGGGAGCATTTTTGCTGGGAATGGCTACAATAGCTGTTATGCCTACAGAAAAAGTCCTAGCGGGAACATTGACAGGTCAACCCCCCATTGTCATCGGACATAGAGGTGCTAGCGGTTATCGTCCTGAGCATACTTTAGCAGCTTATGAACTGGCTATTGAGATGGGGGCTGATTACATCGAGCCTGATTTAGTCGCCACTAAAGATGGTTACTTGGTGGCGCGTCACGAAAACGAGATTTCTGGAACTACCGATGTTTCCAGCCGTCCTGAGTTTGCTGACCGTTTTACGACAAAGGTTATTGATGGACAAAATATCTCAGGTTGGTTTACAGAGGACTTTACCCTAGCTGAGTTAAAAACTCTGCGTGCAATTGAAAGAATTCCAGCTATTCGTCCTGGTAACACAGCTTTTAATGGACTTTTTGAAGTTCCGACTCTACAAGAAGTCATTGATTTAGCAAAGGAAAAAAGCTCACTACTGGGACGGACTATTGGTATTTATCCTGAAACTAAACACCCGACTTATTTCGATTCTATTGGGTTATCAATGGAAGAAATTTTGGTGAGTGTGTTAAATGCCAATGGCTATACTGATGAAACTGCACCAGTTTACATTCAGTCTTTTGAAGTTGCTAACCTGAAAGACCTGAACACATTAACTAATGTTTCTCTCATCCAACTGCTTAATAATAGTGGCAAACCTTATGATTTTGTAGTGAGTGGTGATTCTCGCACTTATCGCGATTTAGCTACTCCTGAAGGTTTGGCAGAAATTGCTACCTATGCTAATGGGATTGGTGCTAATAAGAATTTGATTATTCCTAGAGATGCTAGTGGAAATCTGTTATCACCAACTAGCTTAGTGAATGATGCTCATGCGGCTGGTTTGTTGGTTCACGCTTGGACATTCCGCGATGAGAATGTTTTCTTACCTACAAATTTGCAAGGTAATCCAGAAGAAGAATACAGACAGTTTTACGCAACTGGAATTGATGGTTTATTTAGTGATAATCCTGATACAGCCTTTAAAGTTCGTTCTACTTTAGTTCCTGAACCTGGTGCAATGTTGGGATTGGGAATTGTACCTTTGTTTGGATGGTTATTCCGTCGTCGTAAGTAG
- a CDS encoding aspartoacylase, with the protein MNKINRVAIVGGTHGNEFTGAFLVRKFTQYPQLIENYSFEILKLLANPQAFAATRRYIEKDLNRCFLAKDLQDNTLSTYEDIQAKNIAKILKEDTQTKADIVIDLHSTTANMGLSVILGNQQPLLLQLAAYLSAINPLVKVCYTIPEAGSDFLRSLCNLGFVVEVGAVAQGVLNAELFQNTENLIYQILDYLDRYSRGETLEVKNQLTLYKLIGSIDFPRNEDGEIQAMIHPQLQYRDYEPLNPGDPIFLTLDGQAIAYEGTSTVYPIFINEAAYYEKGVAMCFTEKQELEI; encoded by the coding sequence ATGAATAAAATCAATCGTGTTGCTATTGTTGGGGGAACTCATGGAAATGAATTTACAGGTGCATTTTTAGTAAGGAAATTTACTCAATATCCTCAATTAATAGAAAATTATAGCTTTGAAATTTTGAAATTATTAGCTAATCCTCAAGCCTTTGCTGCAACTAGACGCTATATAGAAAAAGATTTAAATCGTTGTTTTTTAGCTAAAGATTTACAAGATAATACATTATCAACTTATGAAGATATACAAGCGAAAAATATAGCGAAAATTTTAAAGGAAGATACCCAAACTAAAGCAGATATAGTTATTGATTTACATAGTACAACTGCTAATATGGGTTTGAGCGTAATTTTAGGTAATCAACAGCCTTTGCTTTTACAATTAGCGGCTTATTTGAGTGCGATTAATCCTTTAGTTAAGGTTTGCTACACCATACCCGAAGCAGGTAGTGATTTTCTCCGTTCTCTTTGTAATTTGGGGTTTGTGGTCGAAGTGGGTGCGGTGGCTCAAGGTGTATTGAATGCAGAGTTATTTCAAAATACTGAGAACCTAATTTATCAAATTTTAGATTATTTAGATAGATATAGTCGGGGCGAAACTCTGGAAGTTAAAAATCAACTCACATTGTATAAGTTAATAGGTTCTATAGATTTTCCCAGAAATGAAGATGGTGAAATTCAAGCGATGATTCACCCGCAATTACAGTATCGTGATTATGAACCCTTAAACCCAGGCGACCCGATATTTTTAACTTTAGATGGTCAAGCGATCGCCTACGAAGGCACATCGACGGTTTACCCTATTTTTATTAATGAAGCTGCCTATTACGAAAAGGGAGTTGCTATGTGTTTTACGGAGAAACAAGAGTTAGAGATTTAG
- the cobM gene encoding precorrin-4 C(11)-methyltransferase, whose protein sequence is MKAHQNPLEPKVYIVGAGPGDPDLLTLKAQKLLAAADVILFADSLIPEQLLQFCREDAEIMPTADKTLEEILPLMIERVRSQQKSLVRLQSGDPSLYSATHEQMQLLAEAEIPFEVIPGISAFQAAAAKLNIELTVPGVVQTIILTRISGRTEVPEKEELASLAAHQASLCLYLSARHVEKAQAKLLEHYPPETPVAICFRIGWPDEKIRLVSLEQMAECTQQENLMRTTLYIISPALSAAKGRSRLYDPEYSRLFRQ, encoded by the coding sequence ATGAAAGCTCATCAAAATCCTTTAGAACCGAAAGTTTATATTGTGGGAGCAGGCCCAGGAGATCCTGATTTACTAACGCTTAAAGCCCAGAAATTGCTAGCGGCGGCGGATGTAATTTTATTTGCTGACTCTCTAATTCCTGAACAGCTTTTACAATTTTGTCGGGAAGATGCAGAAATCATGCCTACGGCTGATAAAACCTTGGAAGAGATTTTACCCTTGATGATTGAACGAGTGCGATCGCAGCAAAAATCCTTAGTTCGTCTCCAATCAGGTGATCCCAGTCTCTACAGCGCAACCCACGAACAAATGCAGCTTCTCGCTGAGGCCGAAATCCCTTTTGAAGTCATCCCAGGTATTAGTGCTTTCCAAGCCGCCGCAGCTAAACTGAATATCGAGTTAACTGTCCCTGGCGTGGTACAGACTATCATATTGACGCGCATTAGCGGACGTACAGAAGTACCTGAAAAAGAAGAGTTAGCCTCTTTAGCAGCCCATCAAGCGAGTTTGTGCTTATATCTGAGTGCGCGTCACGTAGAAAAAGCCCAGGCTAAATTACTAGAACACTATCCACCAGAAACTCCCGTGGCGATTTGTTTTCGCATCGGCTGGCCAGATGAAAAAATTAGGCTAGTCAGCCTTGAGCAAATGGCAGAATGTACCCAGCAAGAAAATCTGATGCGGACAACGCTATATATTATTAGTCCGGCATTATCAGCAGCAAAAGGGCGATCGCGCCTATATGATCCAGAATATAGTCGGTTATTCCGTCAATAA
- a CDS encoding TldD/PmbA family protein: MLINTLLLSNQLPTLKYSSTPERFDETWGDPLATLLGLGRAAGADFIEFFLERRNYISSLAEDDTITSISPSLSTGAGVRVFRGKADCYVSTNDLSFSGLKAALEKGLSILGLQLPAPNAFIPEINLELFRDYAIKRGKDGWLPLCSSIREMGEILLDGTAYLNQKASHVQSRRASYFRDWQEVLVAASDGTFARDIRLTQSVGFNILCADGANRSSIGERAGNTSDANFLRTWDYQQAAEHIAESAGKMLYADYVESGNYPIIMANHFGGVIFHEACGHLLETTQVERNTTPFADKKGEKIAHESLTAWDEGRADNAFGTIDMDDEGMPAQRTLLIEKGVLKNFLADRTGSWRTGHPRTGSGRRQNYTFAAASRMRNTYIAPGDYTLDDLFASVDKGIYCKKMGGGSVGATGQFNFSVDEAYLIENGKVTKPLKGATLIGEAKEIMNKISMCSQDLEIAPGFCGSVSGSIYTTVGQPHIKVDSITVGGR, translated from the coding sequence ATGCTTATAAATACCTTACTTCTTTCTAATCAACTGCCCACACTAAAATATTCTTCTACACCAGAGCGTTTTGATGAAACCTGGGGTGATCCCCTGGCTACGCTATTAGGTTTAGGACGTGCGGCTGGTGCGGACTTTATAGAATTCTTCTTAGAACGTCGCAACTACATTAGTAGCCTTGCAGAAGACGATACTATTACTAGTATTTCACCCAGCCTATCCACAGGTGCGGGAGTGAGAGTATTTCGCGGCAAAGCCGACTGCTACGTCAGTACCAATGACTTATCATTTTCTGGCTTAAAAGCAGCCTTAGAAAAAGGTTTATCTATCTTAGGTTTACAACTACCAGCCCCTAACGCTTTTATCCCAGAAATTAACCTGGAATTATTTAGAGATTACGCCATCAAACGGGGCAAAGATGGCTGGCTACCTCTGTGCAGTTCTATCCGCGAAATGGGCGAAATCCTCTTAGATGGTACTGCTTACCTCAATCAAAAAGCGAGCCACGTCCAGTCCCGCCGTGCTAGCTATTTCCGTGATTGGCAAGAAGTTTTAGTCGCAGCTAGCGATGGTACTTTTGCCCGTGATATTCGCCTGACGCAATCAGTCGGATTTAACATCCTCTGTGCTGACGGTGCAAATCGCTCCTCCATTGGTGAACGCGCGGGTAATACCAGCGATGCTAATTTCCTGAGAACTTGGGACTACCAGCAAGCCGCCGAACACATCGCCGAATCCGCCGGTAAAATGCTCTACGCTGATTATGTAGAATCAGGTAACTACCCCATCATCATGGCGAACCACTTCGGTGGAGTAATTTTCCATGAAGCTTGCGGACACCTGCTAGAAACTACCCAAGTTGAACGCAACACCACCCCCTTTGCTGATAAAAAAGGCGAAAAAATTGCCCACGAAAGTCTCACAGCTTGGGATGAAGGACGCGCCGATAATGCCTTCGGGACAATCGACATGGATGACGAAGGAATGCCCGCGCAACGAACCCTGTTAATTGAAAAAGGCGTTCTGAAAAACTTCCTAGCAGATAGAACAGGTTCTTGGCGCACCGGACACCCCAGAACAGGTAGTGGTCGCCGCCAGAATTACACCTTCGCTGCTGCTAGCCGGATGCGGAATACTTACATTGCGCCTGGTGACTACACACTTGATGATTTATTCGCTTCAGTCGATAAAGGTATTTACTGTAAGAAAATGGGCGGTGGTAGCGTAGGTGCTACAGGTCAATTTAACTTCAGTGTGGATGAAGCCTATTTAATTGAAAACGGTAAAGTTACCAAGCCACTTAAGGGTGCTACTTTGATTGGTGAAGCCAAGGAAATCATGAATAAAATTTCCATGTGTTCCCAAGATTTAGAAATTGCACCTGGTTTTTGTGGTTCTGTAAGTGGCAGTATTTACACCACTGTAGGACAACCCCACATCAAAGTTGATTCTATTACCGTCGGAGGACGATAG
- a CDS encoding DUF928 domain-containing protein: protein MLKKTLLLITLGLTLSTEVLLTTTAIATPVINNANLISQDPLPRFTPRRRSLLKFKVPGIRGSRNLEAGAARGQCTPQAISAVLPAKPTGMSTTQIPVELTISDRPTFFVSVPETSAQQATFLLRSEAGNEILLEKTLPLNANKGIMSYTLPADFPGLEVGKKYRWRFSLLCDPTGGDRSGDPVAGGWIERVQPSTALATQLQTSTPKQRVFIYADNGYWHDTLKAIADLRAEKPSDFTLVRDWIDLMNSAGLSAIANLPLNSLNTTTTSLTN, encoded by the coding sequence ATGCTAAAAAAGACCCTACTATTAATCACATTAGGTCTAACTTTATCAACAGAAGTATTGTTAACTACAACAGCAATAGCCACACCAGTAATTAACAATGCAAATTTAATTTCCCAAGATCCTCTACCCAGATTTACCCCGCGTCGTCGTTCCCTGTTAAAGTTTAAAGTCCCAGGAATTAGAGGTTCTCGGAATCTAGAAGCAGGCGCAGCACGGGGTCAATGTACACCCCAAGCCATCAGCGCAGTTTTACCAGCTAAACCTACAGGGATGTCAACCACACAAATTCCCGTTGAATTAACGATAAGCGATCGCCCGACATTCTTCGTCAGTGTACCAGAAACTTCCGCCCAGCAAGCCACCTTTTTACTCAGAAGCGAAGCCGGAAACGAAATACTCTTAGAGAAAACCTTGCCCCTCAACGCTAACAAAGGCATCATGAGTTACACATTACCTGCTGATTTTCCTGGTTTAGAGGTAGGTAAAAAATATCGGTGGCGATTTTCCCTATTATGCGATCCCACAGGCGGCGATCGCAGTGGTGATCCCGTCGCCGGTGGTTGGATAGAACGGGTACAACCAAGCACAGCACTAGCCACACAATTGCAGACATCCACACCTAAACAGCGAGTATTTATCTACGCAGACAACGGTTATTGGCACGATACCCTAAAAGCCATAGCTGATTTACGTGCCGAAAAACCCAGTGACTTTACCCTAGTTCGCGATTGGATAGACTTAATGAATTCAGCAGGCTTGAGTGCGATCGCAAATCTTCCCTTAAATTCACTCAACACTACAACCACATCTCTAACCAATTAA
- the coaD gene encoding pantetheine-phosphate adenylyltransferase — MIAIYPGSFDPITLGHLDIIQRGSRLFDGVVVAVLRNPNKVPLFSVQQRIEQIRLATKHLSNVEVDSFDGLTVNYAQQRKAQVLLRGLRAISDFEVELQMAHTNKTLSTQIETVFLATSNEYSFLSSSVVKEIARFGGSVDHLVPPQIALDIYKCYNHKYPIAANPIATEAIPQSTPTESLPEKFPNQEA, encoded by the coding sequence GTGATTGCTATTTATCCTGGTAGCTTTGATCCCATAACTCTCGGACACCTTGATATTATTCAGCGTGGTAGTCGTTTGTTTGATGGGGTAGTTGTGGCTGTATTGCGTAACCCCAATAAAGTACCACTATTTAGCGTACAGCAACGTATAGAACAGATTCGTCTAGCTACAAAACATCTATCTAATGTAGAGGTGGATAGCTTTGATGGTTTAACTGTTAATTATGCCCAGCAACGAAAAGCACAAGTTTTGTTACGGGGTCTACGGGCTATTTCTGATTTTGAAGTAGAACTACAGATGGCGCATACTAATAAAACACTTTCTACTCAAATAGAGACAGTTTTTTTAGCGACATCAAATGAATATAGTTTTTTAAGTAGTAGTGTGGTAAAAGAGATCGCAAGATTTGGTGGTTCAGTCGATCATCTTGTCCCCCCTCAAATTGCCCTAGATATATACAAATGCTACAACCACAAGTATCCAATAGCGGCGAACCCAATCGCAACGGAAGCTATCCCCCAGAGTACACCAACGGAATCTCTCCCGGAGAAATTCCCGAACCAGGAAGCGTAG
- a CDS encoding SufE family protein translates to MSSTLDSLPPALAKIVQRFQRVTDQKRRTEQLIAYGNKLKGFPEAEKLPENKVPGCVSQVYITATLHDGKVMFQADSDAFISKGMVGLLIEGLNGLTPTEILQLTPDFIQETGLNVSLTPSRANGFYNIFKTMQKKALECKLDVPS, encoded by the coding sequence ATGTCTTCGACTTTAGACTCCTTACCGCCTGCGCTAGCTAAAATCGTCCAGCGTTTTCAACGGGTGACAGACCAAAAAAGACGCACCGAACAGCTAATTGCCTATGGTAACAAGCTAAAAGGTTTCCCTGAAGCCGAAAAATTACCAGAAAACAAAGTTCCTGGCTGTGTTTCGCAGGTTTACATCACCGCTACACTCCATGATGGTAAGGTGATGTTTCAGGCTGATTCTGATGCCTTCATCAGTAAAGGGATGGTTGGTCTTTTGATTGAAGGATTAAACGGCCTCACTCCCACAGAAATCTTACAACTCACACCAGATTTCATTCAAGAAACTGGTTTAAACGTCAGCCTCACTCCTTCCCGTGCCAATGGATTTTACAACATATTTAAAACTATGCAAAAAAAGGCACTGGAATGTAAGCTAGACGTTCCTAGTTAG
- a CDS encoding alpha/beta fold hydrolase, producing MSTSLLSTYDPTGFGGVVQEYQWQWENQPLRVVYETLGNGSPVLLLPAFSSVSTRQEMADLARLLAPQFQVVALDWPGFGESSRPNLDYRPEIYQQFLTDFVQAVFSTPITVIAAGHAASYVLQLAQQQPHAFSKIVLVAPTWRGPLPTMGANPQVAGAVRGLVRSPIIGQILYYLNTTPAFLKFMYRRHVFVDTAKLIPSFITKKWHTTQKPGARFASAAFVTGNIDAVHNQADFLNLVQSLSVPLMVVIGESSPPKSLAQMEAVAALPGVRSVVLPGTLGMHEEYSAEVFEAIQSFL from the coding sequence ATGTCTACTAGTTTATTATCAACCTATGACCCTACTGGATTTGGTGGAGTAGTTCAAGAATATCAATGGCAATGGGAAAATCAACCATTGCGAGTGGTTTATGAAACTCTCGGCAATGGTTCACCTGTATTACTATTGCCCGCTTTTAGCAGTGTTTCTACTCGCCAGGAAATGGCTGATTTAGCTAGGCTACTTGCTCCCCAATTTCAAGTAGTAGCCTTAGACTGGCCGGGATTTGGGGAATCTTCACGCCCTAATTTAGATTATCGACCAGAAATTTATCAGCAATTTCTCACAGATTTCGTTCAGGCTGTTTTTTCTACCCCCATTACGGTGATTGCGGCTGGCCACGCTGCCAGTTATGTACTGCAATTAGCACAACAACAACCTCATGCTTTTTCCAAGATTGTGTTAGTTGCACCTACTTGGCGCGGCCCTTTACCAACGATGGGAGCAAATCCACAGGTGGCTGGTGCAGTTAGGGGATTAGTGCGATCGCCTATTATCGGTCAAATCCTTTACTATCTCAATACCACGCCCGCTTTCTTAAAATTTATGTACCGTCGCCATGTGTTTGTCGATACGGCGAAACTCATACCCAGTTTTATCACCAAAAAATGGCACACTACCCAAAAACCAGGCGCGCGGTTTGCATCGGCGGCGTTTGTCACAGGTAACATTGACGCGGTACACAATCAAGCTGATTTTCTCAACTTAGTACAGTCCTTATCTGTTCCCTTGATGGTAGTTATAGGCGAATCTAGTCCCCCCAAATCACTCGCCCAAATGGAAGCCGTCGCCGCCCTTCCAGGAGTTAGAAGCGTTGTCCTTCCTGGTACTTTAGGAATGCACGAGGAATACTCGGCAGAGGTTTTTGAGGCCATTCAAAGTTTTCTGTGA
- a CDS encoding DivIVA domain-containing protein — MLQPQVSNSGEPNRNGSYPPEYTNGISPGEIPEPGSVDIQQELDRLEEFILSSFRIPLTGRTIIDEEKLLEQLDYIRVSLPSVFQEAAAILEQKDEILLEAEEYGQQLVDAAQVKRAQILAESDIVRQAQQEAEQLRRQVQQECDAMMKETLNEIELKRRACQQELEEMRQTAIAQAQEIEGGADEYADHVLEGIEQDLKDMLRIITNGRQQLRSDSQSQRNSHSNRKK; from the coding sequence ATGCTACAACCACAAGTATCCAATAGCGGCGAACCCAATCGCAACGGAAGCTATCCCCCAGAGTACACCAACGGAATCTCTCCCGGAGAAATTCCCGAACCAGGAAGCGTAGATATTCAGCAAGAACTCGATCGCCTAGAGGAGTTCATCCTCTCTAGTTTCCGCATCCCTCTGACGGGACGCACCATCATAGATGAGGAAAAGTTATTAGAACAGCTAGATTACATCAGGGTTTCTTTACCTTCAGTTTTTCAGGAAGCAGCCGCCATCCTAGAGCAGAAAGATGAAATTCTTTTAGAGGCTGAAGAATATGGACAACAGCTTGTTGATGCGGCTCAGGTCAAAAGAGCGCAAATCTTAGCGGAAAGTGATATTGTCAGGCAGGCTCAACAAGAAGCAGAACAATTGCGGCGACAAGTGCAGCAAGAATGTGATGCGATGATGAAAGAAACCCTGAATGAAATTGAGTTAAAGCGGCGTGCTTGTCAACAAGAATTAGAGGAAATGCGACAAACTGCGATCGCGCAGGCTCAAGAAATCGAAGGTGGTGCTGATGAATACGCTGATCATGTCTTAGAAGGTATCGAACAAGACTTAAAAGATATGTTGCGAATTATCACCAACGGCCGACAACAACTTAGATCCGATAGCCAATCACAGCGCAACTCACACTCTAATAGAAAAAAGTAA
- the lgt gene encoding prolipoprotein diacylglyceryl transferase: MVLDFAALPLAFVFTSPGPEIGSTPLRWYGLLIAIAVLIGVSLSQYLAKRRQIDPDLLNDLSIWLVIAAIPAARIYYVLFKWSDYAKQPGKIIAIWEGGIAIHGAIIGGILAALIFAKLKRVPFWQLADLVAPSLILGQAIGRWGNFFNSEAFGRPTNLPWKLYIPPERRPLSLANYEYFHPTFLYESVWNLMVFGLLLTLFFRSLSGKPRLRLGTLFMVYLVAYSMGRFWIEGLRTDSLMLGPLRIAQVVSLSGMTLGLAGLAWLYLLKRPLPDVVSTVKEQPRGQVTGD; the protein is encoded by the coding sequence ATGGTACTGGATTTTGCTGCTTTACCTTTGGCGTTTGTATTCACTTCTCCAGGGCCGGAAATCGGCTCTACGCCTCTTCGCTGGTATGGCTTATTAATTGCTATTGCTGTCTTAATTGGTGTCAGCCTTTCCCAATACCTTGCAAAACGTCGTCAGATTGATCCAGATTTATTGAATGATTTGTCAATTTGGCTGGTAATTGCGGCAATTCCTGCGGCGCGCATTTATTATGTTTTATTTAAGTGGTCAGATTATGCTAAACAGCCTGGCAAGATTATCGCTATATGGGAGGGAGGTATTGCCATTCATGGAGCGATTATCGGTGGTATTTTGGCAGCTTTAATCTTTGCGAAACTTAAACGCGTTCCTTTTTGGCAATTAGCCGATTTAGTTGCGCCTTCACTGATTTTAGGACAGGCGATCGGCCGGTGGGGTAATTTCTTCAACTCTGAAGCCTTTGGTCGTCCTACCAATTTACCGTGGAAATTGTACATTCCACCAGAACGCCGCCCTTTGAGTCTAGCCAATTACGAATATTTTCATCCCACGTTCCTCTACGAATCTGTGTGGAATTTAATGGTTTTCGGTTTGCTTTTAACCTTATTCTTTCGCAGTTTATCAGGTAAGCCACGCCTGCGCTTAGGAACATTATTTATGGTTTACTTGGTAGCCTACAGCATGGGACGCTTTTGGATTGAAGGACTTCGCACCGATAGCTTAATGTTGGGGCCTCTGCGAATTGCACAAGTAGTCAGCCTCAGTGGAATGACATTAGGATTAGCCGGATTAGCTTGGCTTTATCTCCTAAAACGCCCTTTACCTGATGTCGTATCCACCGTAAAAGAGCAGCCAAGGGGACAGGTGACTGGGGACTAG
- a CDS encoding TldD/PmbA family protein gives MPNIHEIATYAKENAEKLGIRKFDIYGSTVDETSVQVDQGEPKQVKASNRSGVTVRVWNEDNTIGVTSTTDVDPQGLELALKTAYEASFFGVKEHVPDFSPEATLPLAKTLDEKSPQAPVSELIEKLLIAEKELLASHIAIKGVPYNGLAQKDIDRFYLNSDGALRKDSLSLSSVYLYSKTEEEGKKPRSAGAYRVSRNVADLDINGCIEETAEKTISHLNYEKVKTGKYQVVFSPEAFLSILGAFSNLFNAQSILDKQSLSTPDDLGKQIASPLLSVYDDALHPANLGAETFDGEGTPTRQIKLIENGVLTSFLHSAGTAKRLNAQPTGHASIGAKVSVGPNFYHVFAAQNAAQELSLETAENVILIDDLHALHAGVRALQGSFSLPFDGWLINKGEKTSIESATVAGDFLELLKSIIYVEKEVELTPGGVAPRIWVDGLSITGD, from the coding sequence ATGCCGAATATTCATGAGATTGCAACTTACGCCAAAGAGAATGCAGAAAAACTTGGCATCAGAAAATTTGACATCTATGGTTCAACAGTAGATGAAACTAGTGTGCAAGTTGACCAAGGTGAACCCAAACAAGTCAAAGCTTCCAATCGCTCTGGCGTAACTGTACGCGTTTGGAATGAAGATAATACAATCGGTGTCACTAGCACCACAGATGTAGATCCCCAAGGATTAGAATTAGCTTTAAAAACTGCTTACGAAGCTAGCTTTTTTGGTGTGAAAGAACACGTACCAGATTTTAGTCCTGAAGCTACTTTGCCACTAGCAAAAACACTGGATGAAAAATCACCTCAAGCACCTGTATCAGAACTAATCGAAAAACTGCTAATAGCTGAAAAAGAATTATTAGCGTCTCATATAGCCATTAAGGGAGTACCTTACAACGGGTTAGCACAAAAAGATATTGATAGATTTTATCTCAATAGTGATGGGGCTTTGAGAAAAGATTCTCTGTCTTTATCTTCGGTTTATCTGTATAGCAAAACTGAGGAAGAAGGTAAAAAACCACGCAGTGCCGGTGCTTATCGAGTCAGCCGCAATGTAGCAGATTTAGATATTAATGGTTGCATCGAAGAAACGGCTGAGAAAACTATCAGTCATTTGAACTACGAAAAAGTTAAGACTGGTAAATATCAAGTAGTGTTTTCACCGGAAGCTTTTTTAAGTATTTTGGGTGCATTTTCTAATTTGTTTAATGCCCAAAGTATCCTAGACAAACAAAGTCTATCTACACCAGATGATTTGGGTAAACAAATCGCTTCACCTCTACTTTCTGTGTATGATGATGCCTTACATCCGGCTAATTTAGGTGCAGAAACTTTTGATGGGGAAGGTACACCTACTCGTCAAATTAAGTTAATTGAAAACGGTGTTTTAACTAGTTTTCTCCACAGTGCTGGCACAGCTAAAAGGTTAAATGCTCAACCAACTGGTCATGCTAGTATTGGTGCAAAGGTAAGCGTCGGCCCGAATTTTTATCATGTGTTTGCTGCACAAAATGCTGCACAAGAGTTGAGCTTAGAAACTGCGGAGAACGTAATCTTGATTGATGATTTACACGCTCTCCATGCTGGTGTAAGAGCCTTACAAGGGTCGTTTTCTTTACCGTTTGATGGTTGGTTAATTAACAAAGGTGAGAAAACCAGTATAGAATCCGCAACGGTTGCTGGCGATTTCTTGGAACTGCTGAAATCTATTATCTATGTAGAAAAAGAAGTGGAGTTAACTCCTGGTGGTGTTGCTCCGAGAATTTGGGTTGATGGTTTATCAATTACTGGTGATTAA
- a CDS encoding four helix bundle protein: MNEEQFKTRTKKLALRVIVLVEALPKTTTSDVIGKQLLRSATSVGANYRSACRSKSTADLIAKLAIVEEEADETLYWL; this comes from the coding sequence GTGAATGAAGAGCAGTTTAAAACCAGAACTAAGAAACTTGCGCTGCGAGTTATTGTTTTAGTTGAGGCTTTGCCAAAGACTACAACTTCTGATGTCATCGGCAAGCAGTTATTGCGTTCAGCTACTTCTGTTGGTGCTAATTATCGATCCGCTTGTCGGTCAAAATCTACAGCAGATTTGATTGCCAAACTTGCTATTGTGGAGGAAGAAGCTGATGAAACTCTGTATTGGTTATAA